Proteins from a single region of Takifugu rubripes chromosome 4, fTakRub1.2, whole genome shotgun sequence:
- the nfkb2 gene encoding LOW QUALITY PROTEIN: nuclear factor NF-kappa-B p100 subunit (The sequence of the model RefSeq protein was modified relative to this genomic sequence to represent the inferred CDS: inserted 7 bases in 6 codons; deleted 3 bases in 3 codons; substituted 4 bases at 4 genomic stop codons), producing MAGALRMTEAQFINVYENDLQMNLMQYDYIPPVDIKTEPYIPETAHGPYIQIIEEPKQRGFRFRYECEGPSHGGLPGASSEKNRRTYPTVKISNYVGHARVEVQLVTHTXPPRVHAHSLVGRTXCTENGTCMVDVGPNDLTASFSNLGILHVTKKSXGEVLNKRLREERRRQKAAHYLEESSILKEAKELGKVMDLNIVRLKFTAYLQDSNGGFTRALKPVVSNAIYDSKSPNASNLKISRMDKTCGTVLGGDEIFLLCDKVQKDDIEIRFYEEDEGGWEAFGDFSPTDVHKQYAIVFKTPPYHSAEIERPVTVFLQLKRKKAGDSSDPKQFTLHPSVQDKEEGXXKKQKXLPHYESWRGGAGGGAGFGGGGGGGGGGGGYQFNQQMNGGGGVFFPGFTGFXRRGGAQMSCSAPPSLEGXGQPRGQSAAAPLQHQLFQIGSALHNRVSQSARQTAAALLQYCSTGDARVLLAVQRHLCGVQDTNGDTPLHLAIIHQQTGVIQQLIQTLLSSQQQNILNTANHLLQTPLHLAVITRQVKVVEMLLSGESTPVCWDKDGRSPVHLASLAGDSLVLRLLLAHLGESHAHVVNSSDYHGXGTPKRVSHPLHLAVRMDGERCLRRLVEGGAKINAPEQKSGNTALHLAVRENLVKVACTLITELKAEVNACSFGGNTPLHLAASWGSPTLCSMLVAAGADKNMENDEPLVCSSSSDEDEXDGETRQAVTRKRGHTPLDLANCQKVRNLLNSRNSPKSNCSSSKKMKPTSEGAESTSLDEDTVTQLMDVLSDTDVPWMRLAEKLGMKTLSQLYVDSKAPCLHLLQHYKLAGGPVQVLIEALQDLGLSEGVRLLRNTERQHEKHNTEATVDSGFSSQPMEEEPEPVANQ from the exons ATGGCTGGAGCCCTCAG GATGACTGAGGCTCAGTTTATCAACGTCTACGAAAACGAT ctgcagatGAATTTGATGCAGTACGACTACATTCCTCCAGTGGACATAAAGACGGAACCTTACATACCTGAGACAG CTCACGGTCCGTACATCCAGATCATCGAGGAGCCCAAACAG AGAGGATTTCGCTTCCGTTACGAGTGTGAGGGTCCGTCCCACGGTGGACTTCCAGGAGCCTCCAGTGAGAAGAACCGGAGAACCTACCCCACCGTGAAG ATCAGTAATTACGTGGGTCACGCCCGCGTAGAGGTGCAGCTGGTGACGCACA GACCCCCTCGCGTCCACGCGCACAGCCTGGTGGGCCGTAC CTGCACCGAGAACGGCACCTGCATGGTGGACGTGGGCCCCAATGACCTCACAGCCTC ATTCAGCAATCTGGGGATCCTCCATGTGACCAAGAAAA GTGGTGAGGTCCTGAACAAGAGGctcagagaagagaggagacgaCAGAAAGCCGCCCACT ATTTGGAGGAAAGCTCCATCCTGAAGGAGGCGAAGGAGCTGGGGAAGGTGATGGACCTGAACATCGTCAGGCTGAAGTTCACCGCGTACCTGCAGGACAGCAACGGCGGGTTCACACGGGCGCTGAAACCTGTCGTCTCCAACGCCATCTATGACAGCA aatcTCCCAATGCCTCCAACCTGAAAATCTCACGCATGGATAAGACGTGCGGGACGGTTCTGGGAGGGGACGAGATCTTCCTGCTCTGCGACAAAGTCCAGAAAG ACGACATCGAGATCCGTTTctatgaggaggatgagggaggctGGGAGGCGTTTGGCGACTTCTCACCTACAGATGTTCACAAACAG TACGCCATCGTGTTCAAGACGCCGCCCTATCACAGCGCAGAGATCGAGCGTCCCGTCACCGTGTTCCTGCAGCTGAAAAGGAAGAAGGCCGGCGACAGCAGTGACCCGAAACAGTTCACCCTACATCCCTCTGTCCAAg aCAAAGAGGAGGGCTGATGAAAGAAGCAGA CACTGCCTCACTACGAGtcctggagaggaggagctggaggaggagccgggtttggaggaggaggaggaggaggaggaggaggagggg GATACCAGTTTAACCAGCAGATgaacggaggaggaggggttttCTTCCCTGGCTTCACTGGTTTTtaacggagggggggggctcagatgTCATGCTCCGCCCCTCCATCGCTAGAGG TCGGACAGCCGAGGGGACAGAGCGCCGCTGCGCCACTGCAGCATCAGCTGTTTCAGATCGGTT CGGCCCTCCACAACAGGGTGTCTCAGAGTGCCCGGCAGACTGCCGCCGCCCTGCTGCAGTACTGCAGCACCGGAGACGCCCGGGTCCTGCTGGCTGTCCAGAGACACCTGTGTGGGGTCCAGGACACCAACGGAGACAC TCCGCTGCACCTGGCCATCATTCATCAGCAGACAGGAGTGATCCAGCAGCTGATCCAGACTCTGCTGAGCAGCCAACAACAAAACATCCTCAACACGGCCAATCACCTGCTGCAG ACACCTCTGCACCTCGCCGTGATCACCCGCcaggtgaaggtggtggagaTGCTCCTGAGCGGGGAGTCGACCCCAGTCTGCTGGGACAAAGATGGCCGCAGTCCCGTCCACCTGGCATCGCTGGCTGGTGACAGC CTCGTACTCCGCCTCCTACTGGCCCACCTGGGAGAAAGCCACGCCCACGTGGTCAACAGCTCCGACTATCACGGTTGAGGGACGCCCAAACGC GTCTCCCATCCTCTCCACCTCGCCGTGAGGATGGACGGCGAGCGCTGCCTCCGCCGGCTGGTGGAGGGCGGAGCCAAAATCAACGCGCCCGAGCAGAAGAGCGGAAACACCGCCCTCCACCTGGCTGTGAGGGAGAACCTTGTT AAGGTGGCCTGCACGCTGATCACAGAG CTGAAGGCGGAGGTCAACGCGTGCTCGTTTGGCGGGAACACACCTCTGCACCTGGCCGCCAGC TGGGGCTCGCCAACGCTCTGCTCGATGCTCGTTGCTGCAG GCGCCGACAAAAACATGGAGAACGACGAGCCGCtcgtctgcagctcctcctcagatGAAGACG CGGATGGAGAGACCCGGCAGGCGGTCACGCGCAAGCGAGGACACACCCCCCTGGACCTCGCCAACTGTCAAAAA GTGAGGAACCTGTTGAACTCCAGAAACAGTCCAAAGTCCAACTGTTCCAGCAGTAAGAAGATGAAACCCACCTCTGAAG GGGCGGAGTCTACGAGCCTGGATGAGGACACGGTGACCCAGCTCATGGACGTGCTGAGCGACACAGATGTTCCCTGGATGAGGCTGGCAGAGAAACTGGGGATGAAAACGCTGAGTCAGCTGTACGTGGACTCAAAGGCGCCGTGTCTTCACCTGCTGCAGCACTACAAG CTGGCGGGAGGTCCGGTCCAGGTTCTGATTGAAGCTCTGCAGGATCTCGGCCTGTCCGAAGGAGTTCGACTTCTGAGAAACACGGAAAGGCAACACGAGAAACACAACactg AAGCCACCGTTGACAGCGGCTTCAGCAGCCAGCCGAtggaggaggagccggagccggTGGCCAatcagtga
- the shld2 gene encoding shieldin complex subunit 2, with the protein MRVPTGAPLTSLAGCAVLAVLSPVALDHLPLPVVFLDREADAQDVVARLDDSQDPADALLLLLHVLPGLQALHQLVLNDSGSTVEEAFHHSEEVRVVVPVHGLAVAAIAQQGGARREKRVCSRGSDAACPAAKVMCERPKIHVFLGDLPPSSEVRRQPPADFKHLKLTWQDGHLRPAAGESDQDALRADWTTEGSGPHHLSRHLEDEGPSSDSVFEYLDSCFPTDQADHQTGSKANLGVSHLTEQTQYLSTWTLSQALILRGRHGMQSAASSEKALQIQTPSTDVPAPSSVSSSTPELFSPVPLSMEASAELFSQPSLTLRAERGGVVIEATPDGVLCSQDAVQAPLTSKQSPESKRARILDTVMGEAPEAPSDNRNVAELRCPTTLLNQCNRKTAPYTVLVAVVHPCHLKEVKIKSGPAAGAFVPLASIVVTDQSGVEMKVLLWRRAALWVLTVCPGDILLISGLRVNHDKWRGETVLQSTFSSKLLNLGTVSSSNTPPAPKQVHARSLASLCGFLRQQRPLLASLNARPPQDLKRLPYVNLNSLRINTLVHAWLHVAHTQLGTEWRSEAESCCRSAVQMKAIISVEQPGSQHGVLVLWGAAVQWLSRLTQNKAAVWDFRNLLVREGLTSELPELHSTPWSSVQALDPAHPKAQEFVEQRSIQRETSIELDLDTLLSQKYSGAVELRVQVTSFHFQDFLTSQRAPRAVLDNSTPLDGIVAVLNDDITYTGCGLCATELDTDANGIYVPCYPCLPHTAVRRYYRAGMLTVRGQGSSQVRVQVPPVLLQKILEAPPDKLHRSSAPGSKVKHIQVAAEKIHTLLSLPRKVMVITIQSHFLCDENSIPVAQDFTLLDLQFSS; encoded by the exons ATGCGGGTCCCGACCGGTGCCCCTCTCACCTCCCTTGCAGGGTGTGCGGTGCTGGCTGTGCTGAGCCCGGTAGCCCTCGATCACCTCCCACTCCCCGTTGTCTTTCTTGATCGGGAAGCTGACGCTCAGGACGTGGTTGCACGGCTTGATGATTCTCAGGATCCCGCGGAcgcgcttcttcttctgctccacgTTCTCCCGGGTCTTCAGGCTCTCCACCAGCTGGTTCTCAACGATAGCGGCTCCACGGTCGAAGAAGCCTTCCACCATAGTGAAGAAGTTCGGGTCGTCGTCCCGGTCCACGGCCTGGCTGTAGCCGCGATAGCGCAGCAGGGAGGCGCACGCCGGGAGAAGCGAGTCTGCAGCCGCGGATCGGACGCCGCCTGTCCCGCGG CAAAGGTCATGTGTGAGCGGCCAAAGATCCATGTTTTCCTGGGAGATCTGCCCCCCTCCAGCGAGGTCAGGCGCCAACCTCCTGCTGACTTCAAGCACCTGAAGCTCACCTGGCAGGATGGACACCTGCGTCCAGCCGCAGGAGAATCAGATCAGGATGCTCTAAGAGCTGACTGGACCACCGAAGGTTCTGGGCCTCATCATCTGAGCCGCCACCTTGAGGACGAGGGTCCGTCTTCAGATTCAGTTTTTGAGTATCTGGACAGCTGCTTCCCGACAGATCAAGCAGACCATCAGACGGGTTCTAAAGCAAATTTAGGTGTTTCTCACCTGACCGAGCAGACTCAGTACCTCTCCACGTGGACTCTGAGCCAGGCCTTGATCCTGAGAGGTAGACATGGAATGCAGTCAGCGGCGAGCTCAGAGAAAGCCCTGCAAATTCAGACACCGTCTACAGATGTCCCGGCACCATCGTCCGTCTCCTCCAGCACACCAGAACTCTTCAGTCCCGTCCCTCTGTCGATGGAGGCTTCTGCAGAACTCTTCAGCCAACCTTCGctgacactgagggcagagcgAGGGGGCGTGGTCATCGAGGCCACCCCAGATGGGGTGCTCTGCTCCCAAGATGCTGTCCAAGCCCCCCTCACCTCAAAGCAATCACCTGAGAGCAAGAGAGCTCGAATATTGGACACTGTCATGGGTGAAGCGCCCGAAGCTCCTTCTGATAATAGAAATGTTGCTGAGCTGAGATGTCCCACCACACTGTTGAACCAGTGCAACAGAAAGACGGCGCCGTACACAGTTCTCGTGGCTGTGGTTCACCCCTGTCACTTGAAGGAGGTCAAA ATCAAGTCTGGACCAGCGGCTGGCGCCTTTGTCCCTTTGGCGTCTATTGTTGTCACTGACCAGTCGGGCGTGGAGATGAAAGTGTTGCTATGGCGGCGCGCAGCACTCTGGGTCCTAACTGTCTGCCCCGGAGACATTCTGCTCATCTCAG GTCTGCGGGTCAACCACGACaagtggagaggagagacagtgCTGCAGTCGACCTTCAGCAGTAAATTGCTCAATTTGGGAACTGTCAGTTCTTCCAACACACCTCCAG CCCCTAAGCAGGTTCATGCTCGCTCGCTCGCCTCTCTGTGTGGATTTCTTCGGCAGCAGCGCCCTCTGTTGGCGTCTCTGAATGCTCGGCCGCCTCAGGACCTGAAACGCCTCCCTTACGTCAACCTGAATTCACTGAGGATCAACACGCTGGTTCACGCCTGGCTGCAcgtcgcacacacacagctcggCACAG AGTGGCGAAGCGAGGCGGagtcctgctgcaggtcagctgtCCAGATGAAGGCCATTATTAGTGTGGAGCAGCCAGGCAGTCAGCAtggggttctggttctgtgggGAGCGGCTGTTCAATGGCTCTCTCGCCTGACGCAAAACAAAG cagcggtCTGGGACTTCCGCAACCTCCTGGTGAGGGAGGGTCTTACCTCTGAACTCCCTGAACTTCACTCCACCCCCTGGAGCTCTGTCCAGGCCCTGGACCCAGCACACCCCAAGGCACAGGAGTTCGTAGAGCAACGATCCATTCAGAGGGAAACCAGTATAGAACTGGACCTCGACACACTGCTGTCCCAGAAATACAGCG GGGCTGTAGAGCTCAGAGTCCAGGTCACTTCCTTTCACTTCCAGGATTTTCTGACTTCCCAGAGAGCACCACGGGCAGTGCTTGACAACTCCACGCCATTGGACGGTATTGTGGCGGTACTGAATGATGACATCACCTACACTGGCTGCGGCCTCTGCGCGACTGAACTGGATACTGACGCCAATGGCATCTACGTCCCGTGTTACCCCTGCCTGCCACACACGGCCGTACGCCGCTACTACAG ggcaGGTATGCTGACAGTGAGGGGGCAGGGCAGCAGCCAGGTGCGTGTTCAggttcctcctgttctcctgcagAAGATCCTGGAGGCTCCTCCTGATAAGCTCCACAGGAGCTCAG CtccagggtcaaaggtgaagcacatccaggtggcagcagagaagaTTCAcacccttctctccctcccaaGAAAAGTCATGGTCATCACCATCcagagccacttcctgtgtgatgAAAACAGCATCCCCGTCGCTCAGGACTTCACCCTGCTGGACCTCCAGTTCTCCAGCTGA
- the sncga gene encoding gamma-synuclein (The RefSeq protein has 1 substitution compared to this genomic sequence), whose amino-acid sequence MDVLKKGFSMAKDGVVAAAEKTKAGVEGAATKTKEGVIYVGNKTMEGVVTSVNTVAHKTTEQANIIADTAVSGANEVAQSAVEGVENAAVASGLVSLEEAGPVSEKAGVPNTEAEAEESEQAVQ is encoded by the exons ATGGATGTTCTGAAGAAAGGCTTCTCCATGGCAAAGGATGGAGTGGTCGCCGCAGCTGAGAAGACCAAGGCCGGCGTGGAGGGGGCTGCCACCAAGACCAAGGAGGGGGTCATCTACGTAG GAAACAAGACGATGGAGGGGGTGGTGACCAGTGTGAACACAG TCGCCCACAAGACAACTGAACAGGCTAATATCATAGCAGACACTGCAGTTTCTGGGGCCAATGAGGTCGCCCAGTCAGCcgtggagggggtggagaacGCCGCCGTGGCGAGTGGATTGGTCAGCTTG GAGGAGGCGGGACCAGTGTCTGAGAAG CCTGGCGTCCCGAATACAGAGGCTGAAGCAGAAGAGAGCGAACAGGCGGTGCAGTAG
- the sncga gene encoding synuclein, gamma a isoform X1 — MDVLKKGFSMAKDGVVAAAEKTKAGVEGAATKTKEGVIYVGNKTMEGVVTSVNTVAHKTTEQANIIADTAVSGANEVAQSAVEGVENAAVASGLVSLEEAGPVSEKPGVPNTEAEAEESEQAVQ; from the exons ATGGATGTTCTGAAGAAAGGCTTCTCCATGGCAAAGGATGGAGTGGTCGCCGCAGCTGAGAAGACCAAGGCCGGCGTGGAGGGGGCTGCCACCAAGACCAAGGAGGGGGTCATCTACGTAG GAAACAAGACGATGGAGGGGGTGGTGACCAGTGTGAACACAG TCGCCCACAAGACAACTGAACAGGCTAATATCATAGCAGACACTGCAGTTTCTGGGGCCAATGAGGTCGCCCAGTCAGCcgtggagggggtggagaacGCCGCCGTGGCGAGTGGATTGGTCAGCTTG GAGGAGGCGGGACCAGTGTCTGAGAAG CCTGGCGTCCCGAATACAGAGGCTGAAGCAGAAGAGAGCGAACAGGCGGTGCAGTAG